A genomic region of Luteibacter aegosomatissinici contains the following coding sequences:
- a CDS encoding YciI family protein, whose translation MFYAITGIDHPNSLANRLSVRPAHVARLSALKEEGRLKLAGPFPAIDSEDPGEAGFTGSLIVAEFDSLEAAQAWAEADPYIAAGVYKEVSVRPFKVVLP comes from the coding sequence ATGTTCTACGCCATCACCGGTATCGATCACCCGAATTCGCTGGCCAACCGCCTTTCGGTGCGCCCGGCCCATGTGGCGCGCCTGTCCGCGCTGAAGGAAGAGGGCCGCCTGAAGCTGGCCGGCCCGTTCCCGGCGATCGATTCGGAAGATCCAGGTGAGGCCGGCTTCACCGGCAGCCTGATCGTGGCCGAGTTCGATAGCCTGGAGGCCGCCCAGGCCTGGGCCGAGGCGGATCCGTACATTGCCGCTGGCGTGTACAAGGAAGTCTCGGTCCGCCCGTTCAAAGTGGTCCTGCCGTGA
- the asnB gene encoding asparagine synthase B produces the protein MCSIFGMFGLAAGDDLQALRTQAMELSQRQRHRGPDWSGVYVGEGAILVHERLAIVDPASGAQPLRSTDGELALAVNGEIYNHRELRAASDYAFTTGSDCEVINALYRESGADFLGRLNGIFAFALWDAAKQRVLIARDPVGVCPLYWGHDRQGRLCVASEMKSLVGVCADVAPFPPGHVYDSATGETTRYWTPAWRDYAVTEGKTIEPHDLRVAFESAVHRQMMTDVPYGVLLSGGLDSSLVAAVAAGFARRRIEDDDRDEAWWPRLHSFAIGLDGSPDLKAAEVAAEALGTVHHGFVYSFEEGLDVLPEVIRHIETYDVTTIRASTPMFLLARRIKAMGVKMVLSGEGSDEVFGGYLYFHKAPNAREFHEETVRKLDALHYYDCLRANKSMAAWGVEARVPFLDTEFLEAAMAFDAEAKMVARKGIEKGILREAFEGALPDSILWRQKEQFSDGVGYGWIDGLKAHAEAMVSDREFAAAAARFPVNTPATKEAFFYRTIFEKHFPGEACAATVPGGKSIACSSPAALAWDPSFAAAADPSGRAVRGVHREALPA, from the coding sequence ATGTGTTCGATCTTCGGGATGTTCGGCCTGGCGGCCGGCGACGACCTCCAGGCGCTACGCACGCAGGCGATGGAGCTATCGCAACGGCAGCGCCACCGCGGCCCCGATTGGAGCGGCGTGTACGTGGGGGAGGGGGCGATCCTCGTCCATGAACGCCTCGCCATCGTCGATCCGGCCAGTGGCGCCCAGCCGCTGCGTTCAACGGATGGCGAGCTTGCCCTTGCCGTGAACGGCGAAATCTATAACCACCGTGAATTGCGCGCCGCCAGCGACTACGCGTTTACGACCGGGTCCGATTGCGAAGTGATCAACGCCCTTTATCGCGAGTCTGGCGCGGACTTCCTGGGCAGGCTCAACGGCATTTTCGCCTTTGCGTTGTGGGATGCCGCGAAACAGCGCGTACTGATCGCCCGCGATCCAGTGGGGGTATGCCCGCTCTATTGGGGTCACGATCGCCAGGGCCGCCTGTGCGTGGCCTCCGAGATGAAATCGCTGGTGGGTGTGTGTGCCGATGTGGCCCCGTTCCCGCCGGGGCACGTCTATGACAGTGCGACGGGTGAGACCACGCGCTACTGGACACCGGCGTGGCGCGATTACGCGGTCACCGAGGGCAAGACGATCGAGCCGCACGACTTGCGCGTTGCCTTCGAGTCCGCCGTGCACCGGCAGATGATGACCGACGTGCCCTACGGCGTTCTGCTATCGGGCGGCCTGGATTCCTCGCTCGTGGCGGCCGTGGCGGCGGGCTTTGCCCGGCGCCGCATCGAGGACGACGATCGCGACGAAGCCTGGTGGCCGCGCCTGCATTCCTTCGCCATCGGCCTGGACGGATCGCCCGACCTGAAGGCGGCCGAGGTGGCGGCCGAAGCGTTGGGTACCGTGCACCATGGGTTTGTGTACAGCTTTGAGGAAGGGCTGGACGTGCTGCCGGAAGTCATCCGGCACATCGAAACGTACGACGTCACGACGATTCGCGCCTCCACCCCCATGTTCCTGCTGGCGCGCCGGATCAAGGCCATGGGCGTGAAGATGGTGCTTTCGGGTGAGGGCTCGGACGAGGTATTCGGCGGGTACCTGTATTTCCACAAGGCGCCCAATGCCCGGGAGTTCCACGAGGAAACCGTGCGCAAGCTCGACGCCTTGCACTATTACGACTGCCTGCGCGCCAACAAATCCATGGCCGCCTGGGGTGTGGAAGCCCGCGTCCCGTTCCTGGATACGGAATTCCTGGAGGCCGCCATGGCGTTTGATGCGGAAGCGAAGATGGTGGCCCGCAAGGGCATCGAGAAGGGCATCCTGCGCGAGGCGTTCGAGGGCGCGCTGCCGGATTCAATCCTGTGGCGGCAGAAAGAGCAGTTCAGTGACGGCGTGGGGTATGGCTGGATCGATGGGCTGAAGGCCCATGCCGAAGCCATGGTGAGCGATCGCGAGTTCGCCGCGGCGGCAGCGCGGTTCCCGGTGAACACCCCGGCTACCAAGGAAGCCTTCTTCTACCGCACGATCTTCGAGAAGCATTTCCCCGGCGAGGCCTGCGCCGCCACGGTACCCGGCGGCAAGTCCATTGCCTGCTCCTCACCGGCGGCCCTGGCCTGGGATCCGTCGTTTGCCGCCGCTGCCGATCCCTCCGGCCGGGCCGTACGCGGGGTGCATCGGGAGGCCCTGCCGGCCTGA
- the prfB gene encoding peptide chain release factor 2 (programmed frameshift) — MIETNPILAQIADLKGRVESLRGYLDYAVKKERLEEVNRELESPTVWDDPKRAQELGRERAQLDTIVTGIEEMTAALDDAKELLEMAAADGDEDTVKSVADDVNKVDARISKLEFQRMFSGELDNSAAFVDIQAGAGGTEAQDWAEILLRMYLRWAESRGWKAELMEVSGGEVAGIKSATFRVEGDYAYGWLKTEIGVHRLVRKSPFDSDNRRHTSFTSVFVSPEVNDDIEIDINPADLKTDVYRSSGAGGQHVNKTESAVRITHIPTNTVVACQTERSQHANRDRAMKMLKAKLYELEVQKRNAEKDALEATKSDIGWGSQIRNYVLDQSRIKDLRTGIERSDTQKVLDGDLDEFVEASLKAGLEAGSKRIDA; from the exons ATGATCGAGACCAATCCGATCCTTGCGCAGATCGCGGACCTCAAGGGCCGCGTCGAGTCGCTTAGGGGGTACCTT GACTACGCCGTCAAGAAAGAACGGCTAGAAGAAGTCAACCGCGAGCTTGAGAGCCCCACCGTGTGGGACGATCCCAAGCGCGCGCAGGAGCTCGGCCGCGAACGCGCCCAGCTCGATACCATCGTCACCGGCATCGAAGAGATGACCGCCGCGCTCGACGATGCGAAGGAACTGCTTGAGATGGCCGCCGCCGACGGCGACGAGGACACCGTGAAGTCGGTGGCCGACGACGTGAACAAGGTCGATGCGCGCATCAGCAAGCTGGAATTCCAGCGCATGTTCTCCGGCGAACTCGATAATTCCGCTGCCTTCGTCGATATCCAGGCTGGTGCCGGCGGTACCGAAGCCCAGGATTGGGCGGAAATCCTCCTGCGCATGTACCTGCGCTGGGCCGAATCGCGCGGCTGGAAGGCCGAACTGATGGAAGTCTCCGGTGGCGAAGTCGCCGGCATCAAATCGGCCACGTTCCGCGTGGAAGGCGATTACGCCTACGGCTGGCTCAAGACCGAGATCGGCGTACACCGCCTGGTCCGCAAGAGCCCGTTCGATTCCGACAATCGCCGCCACACCAGCTTCACCTCGGTGTTCGTGTCGCCGGAAGTGAACGACGATATCGAGATCGATATCAATCCGGCCGACCTGAAAACCGACGTGTACCGCTCGTCGGGCGCCGGTGGCCAGCACGTGAACAAGACCGAGTCGGCCGTGCGTATCACGCATATCCCGACCAATACGGTCGTGGCCTGCCAGACCGAACGTTCGCAGCATGCCAACCGCGATCGCGCCATGAAGATGCTGAAAGCGAAGCTGTACGAGCTGGAAGTGCAGAAGCGCAACGCGGAAAAGGATGCCCTGGAAGCCACCAAGTCCGACATCGGCTGGGGTAGCCAGATCCGCAATTACGTGCTCGATCAATCGCGCATCAAGGATCTGCGTACCGGCATCGAACGCTCCGACACGCAGAAGGTGCTCGATGGCGATCTCGATGAATTCGTCGAGGCCAGCCTGAAGGCCGGCCTCGAGGCGGGTTCCAAGCGCATCGATGCCTGA
- a CDS encoding BolA family protein, with translation MIRQRLTEALAPVELDVIDEGHKHAGHSGEGKGHFFARIVSPAFAGKNPIQRHRLVYQALGDMMPDGIHALSIDAKAPGE, from the coding sequence ATGATCCGCCAGCGCCTGACCGAGGCGCTGGCCCCGGTCGAGCTCGATGTGATCGACGAGGGCCATAAGCACGCCGGCCACTCAGGCGAGGGCAAGGGCCATTTCTTCGCCCGGATCGTCAGCCCGGCCTTCGCGGGGAAGAACCCCATCCAGCGCCACCGCCTGGTGTACCAGGCCCTGGGCGACATGATGCCTGACGGCATCCACGCCCTCTCGATCGACGCGAAAGCGCCCGGGGAATAA
- the smc gene encoding chromosome segregation protein SMC has protein sequence MRLTTIKLAGFKSFVDPTTLHLPTNMTGVVGPNGCGKSNIIDAIRWVMGESAASRLRGDSLTDVIFSGSSARKPVGQAAVELIFDNADGTIQGEYASFAEISVKRVVSRDGQSSYYLNGARCRRRDITDLFLGTGLGPRSYSIIEQGMISQIIEAAPEELRTHLEEAAGISKYKERRKETESRIKSTRENLDRVRDVRDEVEKQLDHLNRQARAAERWKGFKEEQTRREAELRALEYRTLDRQRQGEGSGLREYEIEIEKHTATQRQVEAQMETVRERHQGASEHLNQVQAEVYKVGAEIARVEQQVRHNRDLAERLTRSKAETDRELGELQGHIDADREQVETLRMALAEGEPKLESLQQIQDDTGEAQRSTESRLADWQQRWDTHTRGASESTRAAEVERTKLAYLDRQAVDFSRRREALEAEQKATDVAALDAAAEQLDTEHDTQRERVEQLGGVLDQHKVAYERVLDDERQVQSALNDARQQLQTARGRQASLEALQTAALGQEESAATGWLKRLGLSDARRLGESLQVDAGYESAVETVLSGVLDGVLVDSPTALAPEFNALGEADVALFASEKGGPGAAGTLAGHVRGPSAAVALLSNVFVADSVEAAAARADSLGAGQSVITRDGAWMGPGWTRVLRAQGNQVGVLARERDIRQLAEQIESLEATIEERTEQLEDLRTRKFETERQRDDAQRDLYAAHRRLSELAGQLQSHRGKMETARARAEKVGGEISTLVEQLDELQGQTREARARLDEAVGHMGDREDERRGLENERRELLEAREEARMNAREAAEQAHALALSMESKRAALTSLEQALARLDTQLRQVTMRREEIDEQLAAGSDPIAELESERQTYLDQRLLVDKQLVEARRALEDCDAEFRRLEQERQRVEHVLSQVRENVAEKRLAAQALQLRAEQLAQAITASGLELEPLLAELAEDAEPSQWQSQLADLAQKIARLEPVNLAAIQEHAEQSQRKEYLDSQLTDLTSAMETLEGAIKKIDRETRQRFKETFDRVNAGVQELFPRLFGGGHAYLELTGEDLLDTGVAIMARPPGKRVSNITLLSGGEKALTAVSLVFAIFGLNPAPFCLLDEVDAPLDEANVGRFSAMVREMSEKVQFIFVSHNKATMEAAHQLCGVTMREPGVSRLVQVDLAEASKLAGVA, from the coding sequence ATGCGTCTGACCACGATCAAGCTGGCGGGGTTCAAGTCCTTCGTGGACCCCACCACGCTGCACCTGCCCACCAACATGACCGGCGTCGTCGGTCCCAATGGCTGTGGCAAGTCGAACATCATCGACGCCATCCGCTGGGTCATGGGTGAATCCGCGGCAAGCCGCCTGCGTGGCGATTCGCTCACCGACGTGATCTTCTCCGGGTCCAGCGCGCGCAAGCCGGTGGGCCAGGCGGCGGTTGAACTCATCTTCGATAACGCCGATGGCACCATCCAGGGTGAGTACGCCAGCTTCGCCGAGATCTCGGTCAAGCGCGTGGTCAGCCGCGATGGCCAGTCCTCGTATTACCTCAATGGCGCGCGCTGCCGCCGCCGCGACATCACCGATCTGTTCCTTGGCACCGGCCTGGGCCCGCGTTCCTACTCGATCATCGAGCAGGGCATGATCAGCCAGATCATCGAAGCGGCACCGGAAGAATTGCGCACCCACCTGGAAGAGGCCGCGGGCATCTCCAAGTACAAGGAGCGCCGCAAGGAAACCGAGAGCCGCATCAAGTCCACCCGCGAAAACCTCGACCGCGTGCGCGATGTGCGCGACGAGGTGGAAAAGCAGCTGGACCACCTGAACCGCCAGGCGCGCGCCGCCGAGCGCTGGAAGGGCTTCAAGGAAGAGCAGACCCGCCGCGAGGCGGAACTGCGCGCGCTGGAGTACCGCACGCTGGATCGCCAGCGCCAGGGTGAAGGCTCGGGCCTGCGCGAGTACGAAATCGAAATTGAGAAGCACACCGCCACCCAGCGCCAGGTCGAGGCGCAGATGGAGACGGTGCGCGAACGCCACCAGGGCGCCAGTGAACACCTCAACCAGGTGCAGGCCGAGGTCTACAAGGTCGGCGCCGAGATCGCCCGCGTCGAACAGCAGGTGCGGCACAACCGTGACCTGGCAGAGCGCCTGACCCGCTCGAAGGCAGAGACCGATCGCGAACTGGGTGAGTTGCAGGGCCACATCGATGCGGATCGTGAGCAGGTGGAAACCCTGCGCATGGCCCTGGCCGAAGGCGAACCCAAGCTGGAATCGCTGCAGCAGATCCAGGATGACACGGGCGAGGCGCAGCGCTCGACGGAGTCGCGCCTGGCCGATTGGCAGCAGCGTTGGGATACGCATACGCGCGGCGCGTCGGAATCCACCCGTGCGGCGGAAGTGGAGCGCACCAAGCTGGCCTACCTCGATCGCCAGGCAGTGGATTTTTCGCGCCGGCGCGAAGCGCTGGAAGCCGAGCAGAAAGCGACCGATGTGGCCGCGCTGGATGCGGCCGCCGAACAGCTCGATACGGAACACGATACGCAACGCGAGCGCGTGGAGCAGCTCGGCGGCGTGCTCGACCAGCACAAGGTGGCCTACGAGCGCGTGCTCGATGATGAGCGCCAGGTGCAGTCGGCACTGAACGATGCCCGCCAGCAGCTGCAGACCGCGCGCGGTCGTCAGGCCTCGCTGGAGGCCCTGCAGACCGCAGCGCTGGGCCAGGAAGAATCGGCCGCAACCGGCTGGCTGAAACGCCTGGGCCTTTCCGATGCGCGCCGCCTGGGCGAGTCGCTGCAGGTGGATGCCGGGTACGAATCCGCTGTGGAGACCGTGCTTTCCGGCGTGCTCGATGGCGTGCTGGTGGATTCACCGACCGCGCTCGCACCGGAATTCAATGCGCTGGGCGAAGCCGACGTGGCGCTCTTCGCCAGTGAAAAGGGTGGCCCGGGTGCCGCCGGCACGCTGGCGGGCCACGTGCGCGGTCCCTCGGCCGCGGTCGCGTTGCTTTCGAACGTGTTTGTCGCCGATTCGGTGGAGGCGGCCGCCGCGCGTGCGGATTCCCTTGGCGCTGGCCAGTCGGTGATCACTCGGGATGGTGCGTGGATGGGCCCAGGCTGGACCCGTGTGCTCCGCGCGCAGGGCAACCAGGTGGGCGTGCTCGCCCGCGAGCGCGATATTCGCCAGTTGGCCGAACAGATTGAAAGCCTCGAAGCGACTATCGAGGAGCGTACCGAGCAGCTCGAAGACCTGCGTACGCGCAAGTTCGAGACCGAGCGCCAGCGCGATGATGCACAGCGCGATCTTTACGCGGCACATCGCCGGCTGTCAGAGCTGGCCGGCCAGTTGCAGAGCCACCGCGGCAAGATGGAAACCGCGCGCGCCCGCGCCGAGAAGGTTGGCGGCGAGATCAGCACGCTGGTCGAGCAGCTCGATGAATTGCAGGGCCAGACCCGCGAAGCACGCGCACGCCTGGACGAAGCCGTTGGCCACATGGGCGATCGCGAGGACGAGCGCCGTGGGCTTGAGAACGAACGCCGCGAACTGCTTGAGGCGCGCGAAGAAGCGCGCATGAACGCCCGCGAGGCCGCTGAACAGGCGCACGCGCTGGCGCTCAGCATGGAATCCAAGCGTGCCGCGCTCACCTCGCTGGAGCAGGCGCTGGCACGCCTCGATACCCAGTTGCGCCAGGTGACGATGCGCCGCGAAGAAATCGACGAACAGCTTGCCGCCGGCAGCGATCCCATCGCCGAGCTGGAATCCGAGCGGCAGACCTACCTCGACCAGCGCCTGCTGGTGGACAAGCAACTGGTCGAGGCGCGCCGCGCGCTGGAAGATTGCGACGCGGAGTTCCGCCGCCTGGAGCAGGAGCGCCAGCGCGTGGAGCACGTGCTCAGCCAGGTGCGCGAGAACGTGGCCGAAAAGCGTCTTGCGGCCCAGGCGTTGCAGCTGCGTGCCGAGCAGCTTGCGCAGGCGATCACCGCCTCCGGTCTTGAACTCGAGCCGTTGCTGGCCGAGCTGGCCGAAGATGCCGAGCCGTCGCAGTGGCAATCGCAGCTGGCCGACCTGGCGCAAAAGATCGCGCGCCTCGAGCCGGTGAACCTGGCCGCCATCCAGGAACACGCCGAGCAATCCCAGCGCAAGGAATACCTGGATTCGCAGCTGACCGACCTTACCAGTGCGATGGAAACGCTCGAGGGTGCGATCAAGAAGATCGATCGCGAGACGCGCCAGCGCTTCAAGGAAACGTTCGACCGCGTGAACGCGGGCGTACAGGAGCTGTTCCCGCGCCTGTTCGGTGGCGGCCACGCTTACCTTGAGCTCACCGGTGAGGACCTGCTCGATACCGGCGTCGCCATCATGGCCCGCCCGCCGGGCAAGCGCGTGTCCAACATCACACTGCTTTCCGGCGGCGAGAAGGCCCTCACGGCCGTCTCACTCGTCTTCGCTATCTTCGGTCTCAATCCCGCACCGTTCTGCCTGCTGGACGAGGTGGATGCGCCGCTGGACGAAGCCAACGTGGGCCGCTTCTCGGCGATGGTTCGCGAAATGAGCGAAAAGGTGCAATTCATCTTCGTCAGCCACAACAAGGCCACGATGGAGGCCGCACACCAGCTGTGCGGCGTTACCATGCGCGAGCCGGGCGTGTCGCGTCTCGTCCAGGTCGACCTGGCTGAGGCGTCCAAGCTCGCCGGCGTCGCCTGA
- the zipA gene encoding cell division protein ZipA, with the protein MLFVGIVVLVLIWLFGQPRKEQGRRKPAPEQPDRPRERREPVFGDEAPRGGDELSFSARDNDSFDDRFDTPAPVVGSRDDDANDPLFRPSPKQGELDVDLRAELERLGASLAGERKQPVHDQVEPAPTPAPSPRPAQRTEPHIDLDLPFDLDEPVPPRPSAAAPTPAPAPAPAPAPAPAPQPAKTPPRSDLGRRPGNAPVERIVSLYVVSREGQRFQGSDLVVAAEKAGLEFGDMGIYHRLVDGHPEKGPIFSVANLVKPGNFDMARIATLQTPGLSFFMALPGPVAALDAWDAMLPTAQRLAELLDGLVLDEERNALGRQRIAHIRDELRGWDRGHEGEEIKFGQ; encoded by the coding sequence ATGCTCTTCGTCGGCATCGTCGTGCTCGTGCTGATATGGCTGTTTGGCCAGCCGCGCAAGGAGCAGGGCCGGCGCAAGCCTGCACCGGAGCAGCCCGATCGGCCGCGTGAGCGCCGCGAGCCGGTGTTCGGCGATGAGGCCCCCCGTGGCGGCGACGAGCTGTCCTTCAGCGCCCGCGATAACGATTCCTTCGATGATCGCTTCGATACGCCTGCCCCGGTCGTTGGGTCGCGTGATGACGATGCGAACGATCCTTTGTTCCGCCCCTCGCCGAAGCAGGGCGAGCTGGACGTCGATCTGCGCGCCGAGCTGGAACGCCTGGGCGCATCGCTGGCTGGCGAGCGTAAGCAGCCTGTGCACGATCAGGTGGAACCGGCACCCACGCCAGCGCCGTCGCCGCGCCCGGCGCAGCGTACCGAGCCGCATATCGACCTGGATCTCCCGTTCGACCTGGATGAGCCGGTGCCGCCACGCCCCTCGGCCGCCGCGCCCACGCCGGCCCCAGCTCCGGCACCTGCGCCCGCGCCTGCGCCCGCGCCCCAGCCAGCGAAGACCCCGCCGCGTTCGGACCTGGGGCGTCGCCCGGGTAATGCGCCCGTGGAGCGCATCGTCAGCTTGTACGTCGTCTCGCGCGAAGGCCAGCGCTTCCAGGGTTCCGATCTTGTCGTCGCCGCTGAAAAGGCCGGCCTCGAATTCGGTGACATGGGCATTTACCACCGGCTGGTGGATGGGCACCCGGAGAAGGGACCCATCTTCAGCGTGGCGAACCTGGTGAAGCCGGGCAATTTCGACATGGCGCGCATCGCCACCCTGCAGACGCCGGGCCTGTCGTTCTTCATGGCGTTGCCGGGCCCGGTCGCCGCGCTGGATGCGTGGGATGCGATGTTGCCCACGGCACAGCGCCTTGCCGAGCTCCTTGATGGGCTCGTGCTCGATGAAGAGCGCAATGCCCTCGGTCGCCAGCGCATCGCGCACATCCGCGATGAATTGCGCGGCTGGGACCGCGGCCACGAAGGCGAAGAAATCAAGTTCGGCCAGTAA
- the lysS gene encoding lysine--tRNA ligase, with translation MTEHDSAATPATAADENRLIAERREKLKALREQGIAFPNDFKVDSFAGDLQAEFEDKDTWTAEAIEAAPRQVAVAGRILLSRGQGKVSFVTLQDGTGRIQLFIHHGTVGEETYNAFKRWDLGDIVGATGTLMRTKTGELSVKVEAIRLLTKSLRGLPDKHHGMADVEQRYRQRYVDLIVTEEARRTFQLRSKIVSHIRRWLEAAPRRFMEVETPMMHVIPGGATARPFTTHHNALDIPLFLRVAPELYLKRLTVGGFDRVYEINRNFRNEGVSTRHNPEFTMLELYQAYATYHEIMDITEGLIRSAATDVIGNTVIEWDGATVDVGPAFRRWRMEDAVLELNPEIKPGDLRDREAMAAHAKRLGIQVKPSYGWGKLLLEIFEATVEHTLVQPTFITDHPVEVSPLARESDTDKGITDRFELFINGKEIANGFSELNDSEDQAARFQAQVDAKDAGDDEAMHFDADYIRALEVGLPPTGGLGVGIDRLVMLLTGSSSIRDVLLFPTMRPEA, from the coding sequence ATGACCGAACACGACAGCGCCGCCACTCCCGCAACTGCCGCCGACGAGAACCGCCTCATCGCCGAGCGCCGCGAGAAACTGAAAGCGCTGCGCGAGCAGGGCATCGCGTTCCCTAACGACTTCAAGGTCGATAGCTTCGCGGGCGACCTGCAGGCCGAGTTCGAGGACAAGGACACCTGGACGGCCGAAGCCATCGAGGCCGCACCCCGCCAGGTGGCCGTGGCCGGCCGCATCCTGCTCAGCCGTGGCCAGGGCAAGGTCAGCTTCGTCACACTGCAAGACGGCACGGGCCGCATCCAGCTCTTCATCCACCACGGCACGGTGGGCGAGGAAACCTACAACGCCTTCAAGCGTTGGGACCTGGGCGATATCGTCGGTGCCACCGGCACGCTGATGCGCACCAAGACCGGCGAACTCTCGGTAAAGGTGGAAGCGATCCGCCTGCTCACCAAGTCGCTGCGTGGCCTGCCGGATAAGCACCATGGCATGGCAGACGTGGAGCAGCGCTACCGCCAGCGCTACGTCGACCTGATCGTTACCGAGGAAGCACGCCGCACGTTCCAGCTGCGTTCGAAGATCGTCAGCCACATCCGCCGTTGGCTCGAGGCCGCGCCGCGCCGCTTCATGGAAGTCGAGACGCCCATGATGCACGTGATCCCGGGCGGTGCCACCGCACGCCCGTTCACCACGCACCACAACGCGCTGGATATCCCGCTGTTCCTGCGCGTGGCGCCGGAGCTTTACCTGAAGCGCCTCACTGTGGGCGGCTTCGACCGTGTGTACGAGATCAACCGCAATTTCCGTAACGAGGGCGTGTCCACGCGGCACAACCCCGAGTTCACCATGCTCGAGCTGTACCAGGCCTACGCCACGTACCACGAGATCATGGATATCACCGAAGGCCTGATTCGCTCGGCAGCCACCGATGTCATCGGCAATACGGTCATCGAATGGGATGGCGCCACCGTTGACGTGGGCCCGGCGTTCCGCCGCTGGCGCATGGAAGATGCGGTGCTGGAGCTCAATCCCGAGATCAAGCCGGGCGACCTGCGTGATCGCGAGGCCATGGCGGCGCACGCAAAGCGCCTTGGTATCCAGGTCAAGCCGTCTTACGGCTGGGGCAAGCTGCTGCTCGAGATCTTCGAGGCCACGGTGGAACACACCCTGGTGCAGCCCACCTTCATCACCGATCACCCGGTGGAGGTCTCGCCGCTCGCCCGCGAGAGCGATACCGACAAGGGCATCACCGATCGCTTCGAGCTGTTCATCAACGGCAAGGAAATCGCCAACGGCTTCTCCGAGCTGAACGACTCGGAAGACCAGGCGGCGCGCTTCCAGGCCCAGGTCGATGCAAAGGATGCCGGCGATGACGAGGCGATGCACTTCGACGCCGACTACATCCGTGCGCTGGAAGTGGGCCTGCCGCCCACTGGCGGCCTGGGCGTAGGCATCGATCGCCTGGTGATGCTGCTCACCGGCTCGTCGTCCATCCGCGACGTGCTGCTGTTCCCGACCATGCGCCCCGAGGCCTGA